The Pedobacter ginsengisoli region TAGTTTTTTAACAACTTTTGATGCGGCCAGATCTATTAAATAAAATTCAAAATGAGCGGCGCTGTAATGATCACTTATTCCTTTAAAAAGATCCTTCCTCTCGCTTCGTATAATAGCTTTGTTATTGCCCAGATACCACATTCCATAGGCATGATTATTTACTATTGAAGAAGATATGTTAATAAAGTAATCCTTATCCAGATGCTCTTCTCCGGCCTTAATTCTGAATATTCCGGTTGGCAAATCAGGACGATTACCTAATGCTATTCCCGGGCACGACATAAAATAATAATTGTTTTGCTCATCGTTAAAGCTATAAGATTGTACCGTATTTATGCCGCCAGGGTAGGTTGAACGGGTGTCCCTGTCAACCATTATCAGGTTCATTTGCGGATAGTCCAATTCAGCAATATAAGTAGTATCGCTGGTGGTATAACTGGATGAGCTTAATTGGTGATGATAGGTATAACCAATAAAAAGATTGTTTTTACGCAACTCAACAAAGCCAATTGACATAGAAGTAAATTTACCGGATGGTTGAGGAATGGCCAGAGTGCCTGATGAAAGCAGATTCATCTTGTTGGTTTCTATAAGAACATATTTTGCTTGTTTAAAACCTTTAACATCTAGCCCCGTTAGCAGCAAAGAATCTTTGCCTGCCCAGAAATAATTTTCAATAGAAAAATCTCTAAGCGGGGTAGATGCAACACTATTCAGCGTTCCATTCTGTAAATTGTACTTAGACAATTCAGCTTTCTTTCTGTTTAGGTGGTAATAGCTGCCATTTTTAACAATGATGTCCCTATCCATTGCTTTAGCATCTAATATTGCACCTTGTTTTTCGGGTAATATCTTTCCGCTATCCAATGAATTGGTTTCAATAATGTATTCTTTGCCATCTTTACCAAGAATATACAGGCTATAACTATTGCCGTCAGGATTGTTGTTTGGCTTCTGATAGCACGATTGGCATAGCGATAAAATAACCGGAACAAATAAAAGAATCGCCCTTTTTAAAGATTTGTATGGAGTTTTTTGTTGCAATGGTGATGTAAGAGTTAGATGCTGAACTGATTAATAATTTGTTTCTGTAATACAGGCGGTAAGTCCATCAGGTTTCTTTCGCTAACTACAATAATTTTATCTCCATCAGTTTTGCCGTTAAGGATAATATAGGTTTGCCCCATTTTTAGATGTATTTTTTTGTCACTTCCTTTAAACTTAAGTTCCACATCTTTTTTAGGCGAAATCAGCATGCTGCCTGAAAGATCAACCGACCCGGTTGCATAGTTTATTTTGGCAAATGTATTTGGGCCAACAGAAATATTATATCCTTTAGAATCCAGATGCCTAACATTTATTGCCGAGGTATTGTCGACTGATACAGATTGAGGAGAGTCATTTTTTAGCTTAAACTGATAAAAACCGAAACCCAATACCCCGAAAACCAATGAGGCGGCAACTACTCCTTTCCAGAACGAAAGTGAATGATTTTTGGTAACGTTTTGATTAGGAAGGGCAGGCGCAATTTCATTCCATATAGAAGCTTTGTGTGCTGCCTTTTCTTCACCAACAGGAAGATCAAGCTCATCTGCTGAGTCGTCTGAAAACAACCACTCTTCTACAGCTTTGCGTTCTGCTTCGGTGCATTCATCTCTATGGTATCTCTCTATCAGTTCTTGATTGATATTCATAATAGTTTACAGTTACCCAAATTTTAGGTCTTATTGGTAAAAGTAATATAACTTATATAAAATTACTGCTTTTAAATGTAAGTAGCGCAACAGTATAATTTCCGTAAGCTTTATTGAAAATTAATTATTAAACGGAGCTAATTTAATTTTAAGTACGCTCATTGCTTTGGTAATGTGGTATTCAACCGCGCGCTCTGTAATTAAAAGAGCTGATGCAATCTCTTTATTGCTAAGGCCTTGTTCCCTGCTCATCTTATAAACTCTTTTGCATTGACATGGAAGTGTATCAACAAGAATATTTACCTTTTCTTTAAGATTATTAAATAAAACATGTTCCTCTGTGCAATTGCTTGATGAGCATGAATATTGCATTTTAATGGTTACGTGTTTCTGCCTGCTAACTTTATTTCTGATGTATTCGAATGTTTTGAACTTGGCCGACCTGATTAAATAGTTACTTACTTTTTCAAGCTCTAACTCATGGCGCCTTTCCCACAGTGATTTAAAAATATCCTGAACCATTTCTTTTGCAGGTTCTATTTCGCGGATATTGTTATAACAAACAGCATAAACCTTTTCCCAATACAGATTATATACGGTTTCGAACATTTGTTCGTCGATCCGGAGAGGATTGGTGCCGTAATCTGTAGTGTTTTTGTCTGACAATGCTCTGGCGATTTGTGATTAGGCGACAAATATAGTTTATTTAGACTTGTTATAAACAATAAGATGAAGAATTATTTAAGGCAATAGAATAATTCATTAAAACAGAAGTATAATTCATTGTTTAAAAAAGGTTAACACGCTAATTTAGCTTTATGATTAAAAAGATAAATATACAGGATGCAAGGTTTCCATTAGCCAAGGGAGCAGGCAGCGATGCCATACATCGCGACCCCATATATTCTTACGCAGTAACGAATCTGCTTGATGATAGTGGTCTTGTGGGAACGGGTTTTGCATTTACTCTTGGAGAGGGAAATGATCTTGTATGCAAAGCTGCACAGTTTTATGCAGAGCAGCTTAAAGGAAGAGATATTGAGGAATTGATGTCTGATTTTGGAAATGTATTTAATCAGTTGTCCAACGAGCAGCAGTTTCGCTGGTTAGGGCCACATAAAGGTATTGTACATTTGGCACTTGCCTCTGTTACCAACGCCTGTTATGACCTTTGGGCTAAAAAGAGAGGGCTGCCACTTTGGAAATTATTAACTGATTTGTCGCCACAGGAAATAGTTAATACACTCGATCTGTCTTATTTGGAAGATGAACTTACGGTTGCCCAGGCTTTACAGCTATTAACTGATAATGAACCGGGAAAGGAATCGCGTAAGCAAATTACTGCGCAGGGCTACCCTGGATATGACACTTCAATAGGATGGTTCAATTATTCAGATGATAAGGTTCGTGAAAATTGTAAAAAGGCCATTGCAGAGGGGTTTACTGCAATGAAACTGAAGGTAGGGAGTACAGATCCTCAAAGAGATATCCGCAGATCGCACATTGTGCGTGAAGTAGCGGGCGATAATGTGAAGGTGATGCTTGATGCAAACCAGCAATGGACATTACCACAGGCGCTAAAAATATGTAAAGAGCTACAGGGTATGAACCCTTATTGGATTGAAGAGCCAACCCACCCTGACGATGTGCTTGCACATAAAACACTTGCCGATGCTATTGCCCCAACTAAGCTGGCATTAGGAGAACATGTGCCAAACCGGATTATCTTTAAGAACTATCTGCAAACCGGATCTGCTGGTTTTATGCAGGTAGATGCAGTAAGAGTGGGTGGAGTAAGTGAATTTATTACCGTAAGTCTGCTATGCCGAAAATATGGAATTCCAGTAGTTCCACATGTTGGCGATATGGGACAGCTTCATCAGCACCTGGTATTGTTTAACCACATTACAATGGGGCATGAGGCTTTGTTTCTAGAGCATATTCCACATCTGCAAAAGCATTTTGTAAATCCGGTAATTATAGAAGGCGGGGTATATAAAACACCAATGGAACCTGGCAGTAGCAGTGACCTGAAGCCATTAAGTTAAACCTCAGAAATTAGGAATGTTAAAATCACTAGACTTAAGTATTACTATCCTCTATATCCTGGGCATTTTAGTCATAGGCTTATGGGCAGGGATCAGCCATCGGCGTAAAAGCAAGGCAAATGCTGCCGGTGAATATTTTCTGGCAGGTAAAACCTTAAAGTGGCCGGCAATAGGTCTGGCACTTTTTGCTACAAATATTTCTACTGTTCATTTGGTAAGCCTGGCGCAAAGCGGATTCGACAGTGGCCTGCTTAATGGTAATTTTGAATGGATGGCTGCTTTTACACTTATCTTGTTGTCGCTGTTCTTTGTTCCATTTTATATTAAATCAGGCGTGGCTACCCTGCCAGATTTTCTGGAAAAACGCTATGATCGTTCCAGTCGCGACTGGCTGGCTATTATTTCAGTAGTCTCGGCAATAATTATTCATATCGCGTTCTCTATGCTGGCGGGAGGTATTGTTCTAAAAACGCTTTTTGGACTAAACATGTATGTAAGCGTAATCGTTATCTGTATAATTACAGCTATTTATACCATTATAGGCGGACTAAAAGCAGTGGTAGTAACCGAGTCTATTCAGACCGTGGTTTTACTTACCGGGGCCTTTATTATTAGTTATGCTGCCTTCCATAAAATGGGCGGATGGGGGCCAATGACCGAAGTGTTGAAAAGCAAAGGTGAATTGGATAAGCTCTCGATGATGCGCCCGCATGGCGATAGCAGCGGCATGCCCTGGTATACCGTATTTTTAGGCTACCCTATTTTGGGAATCTGGTACTGGTGTGCTGATCAGACTATTGTGCAACGTGTGCTTGGTGCTAAAGATGAGAACCATGCAAGAATAGGTCCTTTATTTTGCGGATTTATAAAGATATTACCCGTTTTTATCTTCGTTTTACCTGGGCTACTGGCTTATACTTTAGCGCAATCAGGACATTTAGATGTAAGTAGTTTAGGCCTGGATGATAAGGGGAATGTAAATTCAAAAGGGATCTATACGCTGATGATAACCCAGTTATTGCCATCAGGACTAATTGGCATTTTGGTAGCGGCACTTTTATCTGGCTTGATGAGTCAGGTTTCAGGAGCACTGAATTCCATTTCAACCATGGTGAGTTACGATATGTATCAGCGTTATCGACCTGAAGCATCAGATAAACAATTGATAAGGATAGGTAAAATATCAGCAGGTGTTGCCATGGTGTTTTCATTGGCATTACTGCCTATGCTTGATAAGTATGAAAGTATATTTAGCGGTATTAATGATGTTATAGCCCATATAGCGCCTCCAATTACTTGTGTGTTTTTGCTAGGAGTGTTTTGGAAGGGTGCATCAGCCCAATCGGCTAAATTAACTTTGTGGATAGGTTCAGCTTTAGGTGTAGTGGTGTTCGCCATTAACAAAATATTTCCTGAAACGCTTATCGGTCATATACCTTTTATGATGATGGCATTCTATCTTTTTTGCACCTGTGTGATTATTCAGATAAGTTTTTCTTACATATATCCGGTGCAGCATACAGAAGAAAGTTCCCAGCTCTATTGGAAATCGCCATTGGAACCTCTTCGAGGCCCTGCCTGGAAAGGGTTAGGAAATTATAAAGTATTGTCGGGCTTACTTTTGTTAGTTACCGGGGTGTTGTACTATATATTCAGATAAAATGAAAAAATATCTTCTTATTGTATTTTTTGCCGGCCTTTTTCTGGCGGGCTGTAAAGAGAAAACAGAATCGGTTGATGTAAAACGATTTGGTTCGGTAACAGGGTTAAAACCCGAAAAAATGGACTACTACAAGGAATTGCATGCCAATGCCTGGCCCTCTGTTCTGAAAAAAATAAAGGAATGTAACATCAGGAATTACTCTATCTACCTGCAAAAAATAGGAGATGCATATTATCTGTTTAGCTATTTTGAATACACGGGAGCCAATTTTGATGCTGATATGAAAAAGATGGCAGATGATCCAAATACTCAAAAATGGTGGAAAGAAACAGATCCATGCCAGCAGCCATTACCAGAAACGGCAGCCAAAAAGCAGATCTGGACAAATATGGAAGAGGTTTTCCATACCGATTAAAACGGTGATCTTTTAAATAGTAAATAATTAAAATTTATAGAAAGTATTAAACATGCAATTATTATCCGGTAAAGTTATTTTTCTCACGGGAGGCTCGACAGGGATTGGTTTAGAGTGTGCAAAGGCTTATGCTGAGGCTGGAGCTAATGTGGTTGTTGCTGCATCTTCGGCCCAACCTGTTGCAGATGCCCTGAGTCTATTAGGTTCTTCGCATCTTGGAATTGTATGTGATGTATCGAAAGCTAATGAAGTTGAAAGTGCTATTGCGCAAACCCTGGCGTATTATGGCGGGCTGGATGCAATACACAATAATGCAGGTATTGCATCGCCTTCTAAACCCCTGCACGAAACCAGTGATGAGGAGTGGGAGCAACTTATGAATGTGAATTTGAAGAGTGTACTGCATACAACCCGATTTGGATTTGAAGCATTAAAGGAATCAAAAGGATGTATTTTAAATACAAGCAGCCTTGTTGGGGAGATTGGACAGGACAATCATGCAGCATATACAGCAACTAAAGGGGGGATGAATGCGCTTACCAAATCCATGGCATTGGATTATGCTCAGTATAAAATAAGGGTAAATGCTGTTTTGCCAGCTGGAGTATGGACCCCAATGTTAAGGCAATGGAGTAAGGAGCAATCAAATACAGCATCAATTGAGCAATATCTTGATGATATCCACCCTTTGGGTTATTGCCCTGAAGGAGATGTAATTGCTGATGCCTGTGTTTTTCTGCTTTCGGAAAAAGCAAGATTTATTACAGGAACAATTTTACCGATTAGCGGGGGTGCGGAACTTGGTTATAGATCGGTAAGATAACCCGTTAAACGGGGTAAATTATAAAATGATAAAACAGCGTTTAAACGGTTTTTGATTGTATAAACATTGTATAAACATTGCCTGGAAAAAAATTGATCGCAATAGTTTCCTGTTATTATAATAATATTATTTCTTCAACTATTTGACAATTAAAGATATTACACTATCTTTGCAGTCCCTAAAATTTAGGGGGAATAAATAATTGTTAAACAAATTAAATACAAGCAAGTGAATACGTTAAGTTACAAAACTGTCTCTGCCAATGCAAAAACTGTTAACAAACAGTGGGTTGTTGTTGACGCACAAGGCGAGATTTTGGGGCGCTTGTCATCGAAGATCGCAATGATCATCCGTGGTAAAAACAAGCCTGAGTATACCCCACACGTAGACTGCGGTGATAACGTTATCGTTATTAATGCAGACAAGGTTAAGTTGACAGGAAATAAATTGTCAGAAAAAATTTATACTTCTTACACCGGATACCCAGGTGGTCAACGTTTCATTTCTCCAAAAGAGTTATTGGCAAAACACCCAAAACGTGTTATCGAGAAAGCTGTTCGTGGTATGTTACCTAAAACTAAACTTGGTGCTAAATTATACACCAACTTATATGTTTATGCAGGTTCAGAGCATCCTCACGCGGCACAATCACCAAAAACCATTAAACTTTAATTAAAGAAGAAATGTCAGTTACAAATACTTCAGGAAGAAGAA contains the following coding sequences:
- a CDS encoding enolase C-terminal domain-like protein, with the translated sequence MIKKINIQDARFPLAKGAGSDAIHRDPIYSYAVTNLLDDSGLVGTGFAFTLGEGNDLVCKAAQFYAEQLKGRDIEELMSDFGNVFNQLSNEQQFRWLGPHKGIVHLALASVTNACYDLWAKKRGLPLWKLLTDLSPQEIVNTLDLSYLEDELTVAQALQLLTDNEPGKESRKQITAQGYPGYDTSIGWFNYSDDKVRENCKKAIAEGFTAMKLKVGSTDPQRDIRRSHIVREVAGDNVKVMLDANQQWTLPQALKICKELQGMNPYWIEEPTHPDDVLAHKTLADAIAPTKLALGEHVPNRIIFKNYLQTGSAGFMQVDAVRVGGVSEFITVSLLCRKYGIPVVPHVGDMGQLHQHLVLFNHITMGHEALFLEHIPHLQKHFVNPVIIEGGVYKTPMEPGSSSDLKPLS
- a CDS encoding DUF4374 domain-containing protein, with the protein product MQQKTPYKSLKRAILLFVPVILSLCQSCYQKPNNNPDGNSYSLYILGKDGKEYIIETNSLDSGKILPEKQGAILDAKAMDRDIIVKNGSYYHLNRKKAELSKYNLQNGTLNSVASTPLRDFSIENYFWAGKDSLLLTGLDVKGFKQAKYVLIETNKMNLLSSGTLAIPQPSGKFTSMSIGFVELRKNNLFIGYTYHHQLSSSSYTTSDTTYIAELDYPQMNLIMVDRDTRSTYPGGINTVQSYSFNDEQNNYYFMSCPGIALGNRPDLPTGIFRIKAGEEHLDKDYFINISSSIVNNHAYGMWYLGNNKAIIRSERKDLFKGISDHYSAAHFEFYLIDLAASKVVKKLDLPLDKGTRRECVIVKGNIAYIAVNSNTEGNFIWTYNIQTGILKKGLELAGNTDFIMRIDKLNP
- a CDS encoding L-rhamnose mutarotase; the protein is MKKYLLIVFFAGLFLAGCKEKTESVDVKRFGSVTGLKPEKMDYYKELHANAWPSVLKKIKECNIRNYSIYLQKIGDAYYLFSYFEYTGANFDADMKKMADDPNTQKWWKETDPCQQPLPETAAKKQIWTNMEEVFHTD
- the rplM gene encoding 50S ribosomal protein L13 — translated: MNTLSYKTVSANAKTVNKQWVVVDAQGEILGRLSSKIAMIIRGKNKPEYTPHVDCGDNVIVINADKVKLTGNKLSEKIYTSYTGYPGGQRFISPKELLAKHPKRVIEKAVRGMLPKTKLGAKLYTNLYVYAGSEHPHAAQSPKTIKL
- a CDS encoding sodium:solute symporter, whose product is MLKSLDLSITILYILGILVIGLWAGISHRRKSKANAAGEYFLAGKTLKWPAIGLALFATNISTVHLVSLAQSGFDSGLLNGNFEWMAAFTLILLSLFFVPFYIKSGVATLPDFLEKRYDRSSRDWLAIISVVSAIIIHIAFSMLAGGIVLKTLFGLNMYVSVIVICIITAIYTIIGGLKAVVVTESIQTVVLLTGAFIISYAAFHKMGGWGPMTEVLKSKGELDKLSMMRPHGDSSGMPWYTVFLGYPILGIWYWCADQTIVQRVLGAKDENHARIGPLFCGFIKILPVFIFVLPGLLAYTLAQSGHLDVSSLGLDDKGNVNSKGIYTLMITQLLPSGLIGILVAALLSGLMSQVSGALNSISTMVSYDMYQRYRPEASDKQLIRIGKISAGVAMVFSLALLPMLDKYESIFSGINDVIAHIAPPITCVFLLGVFWKGASAQSAKLTLWIGSALGVVVFAINKIFPETLIGHIPFMMMAFYLFCTCVIIQISFSYIYPVQHTEESSQLYWKSPLEPLRGPAWKGLGNYKVLSGLLLLVTGVLYYIFR
- a CDS encoding SDR family NAD(P)-dependent oxidoreductase, giving the protein MQLLSGKVIFLTGGSTGIGLECAKAYAEAGANVVVAASSAQPVADALSLLGSSHLGIVCDVSKANEVESAIAQTLAYYGGLDAIHNNAGIASPSKPLHETSDEEWEQLMNVNLKSVLHTTRFGFEALKESKGCILNTSSLVGEIGQDNHAAYTATKGGMNALTKSMALDYAQYKIRVNAVLPAGVWTPMLRQWSKEQSNTASIEQYLDDIHPLGYCPEGDVIADACVFLLSEKARFITGTILPISGGAELGYRSVR
- a CDS encoding sigma-70 family RNA polymerase sigma factor, which translates into the protein MSDKNTTDYGTNPLRIDEQMFETVYNLYWEKVYAVCYNNIREIEPAKEMVQDIFKSLWERRHELELEKVSNYLIRSAKFKTFEYIRNKVSRQKHVTIKMQYSCSSSNCTEEHVLFNNLKEKVNILVDTLPCQCKRVYKMSREQGLSNKEIASALLITERAVEYHITKAMSVLKIKLAPFNN